The Spirosoma radiotolerans genome has a window encoding:
- a CDS encoding glycosyltransferase family 4 protein translates to MSHILLDCNLMKYSHSGLYHYCQHLGNHINRLLAAENQPLMQMYLPPRRKLKLDAEPHHLVEERWHKLFRPFLKDCRVWHAPFQSGRILPDKKRYPNIKVVLTIHDLNVLHEGKPKDVQQKSLAQTQSLIDQSDAIVCISEFTKSDVLTHCDVGNSPIHVIYNGLNKVDEQVGREPLSYKPAGEFLLGIGYQNQKKNFHVLLPLLESNPDLELMLVGHHDDPAYVNQMRQLAQSKGIDKRLHLLGTVSEADKAWYLSHCKAFLHPSLAEGFGLPVIEAMQFGKPVFLSTATSLPEIGGDAAFYFPSFEPEVVQAVYAEGMKTYERTPRTEAIIQNAARFTWEESARQYVSVYQSLMS, encoded by the coding sequence ATGTCTCATATCCTATTGGATTGCAACCTGATGAAGTATTCACATTCTGGGTTGTACCATTATTGCCAGCACCTTGGCAATCATATCAATCGGTTGCTTGCGGCAGAAAATCAGCCACTGATGCAAATGTATTTGCCCCCTCGGCGAAAACTAAAACTCGATGCCGAACCGCATCACCTGGTTGAAGAACGATGGCACAAGCTGTTTCGGCCGTTTCTGAAAGATTGTCGGGTGTGGCATGCGCCGTTTCAGTCCGGGCGAATTTTACCGGATAAGAAGCGTTATCCAAACATTAAGGTCGTGCTGACTATTCATGATTTGAATGTACTGCACGAAGGAAAACCGAAGGATGTTCAGCAAAAAAGTCTGGCTCAAACCCAGTCCTTAATCGATCAGAGTGATGCTATCGTTTGTATTTCTGAATTCACGAAAAGCGATGTGCTGACCCATTGTGACGTCGGTAATTCACCCATACACGTCATCTACAACGGCCTCAACAAAGTGGATGAACAGGTAGGGAGGGAACCCCTTTCTTACAAACCTGCCGGTGAGTTTTTGCTGGGCATTGGCTACCAGAACCAGAAAAAGAATTTTCATGTCCTGCTGCCTTTACTTGAGTCAAATCCCGACCTGGAACTAATGCTGGTGGGGCATCATGACGATCCGGCTTACGTTAACCAGATGCGGCAGTTAGCCCAAAGCAAGGGCATCGACAAGCGACTGCACCTGCTGGGAACCGTTTCTGAAGCCGACAAAGCTTGGTATCTAAGTCATTGCAAAGCGTTCCTGCATCCCTCGCTGGCAGAAGGCTTTGGGCTACCTGTCATTGAAGCTATGCAGTTTGGTAAACCGGTCTTTTTATCAACGGCCACATCGTTGCCCGAGATTGGAGGTGATGCGGCTTTTTACTTTCCGAGCTTTGAGCCTGAGGTAGTACAGGCCGTGTATGCAGAGGGAATGAAAACGTATGAGCGTACCCCGCGAACCGAAGCCATTATCCAGAATGCCGCGCGCTTCACCTGGGAAGAAAGCGCCAGACAATATGTGTCTGTCTATCAGTCATTAATGAGTTAA
- a CDS encoding glycosyltransferase family 4 protein — translation MHQIIFDCERMKYINTGLYYFCLNLGRSLQQIMRQEKLSVYMPSHVPPMFGPSVPALPQHSLQKFFMPSVSQYQLWHCTFQSSNYLPRRNRKIKVLLTIHDLNFLYEDKTDRKKARYLSHLQENINRSDAIVCISEFTKSDVLTHCDVGNRAVHVIYNGTNGLPKPVLEEKSYHPAVPFLFNIGAITRKKNQHRILPLLQSNPSMELVLAGRHEDKAYANFIRKQASALNVDDRTHLVNEVTEGEKSWYYHNCQALVMPSLAEGFGLPITEAMSVGKPVFLSKHTAMTEIGKDLAFYFQDFDNMHDDFQSGMLHYQKAGSHIREAMKAHSATFNWEDAARKYLNVYRSLLG, via the coding sequence ATGCACCAAATCATTTTCGACTGCGAGCGAATGAAGTACATCAACACGGGGCTGTACTACTTCTGTCTCAATCTGGGAAGATCCCTTCAGCAGATCATGCGTCAGGAAAAGCTGTCGGTATACATGCCGAGCCACGTACCACCCATGTTTGGTCCCTCAGTCCCGGCCCTGCCGCAGCACTCCCTGCAGAAATTCTTTATGCCGTCCGTTAGCCAGTATCAGTTATGGCATTGTACGTTCCAAAGCTCCAACTATTTACCCCGCCGGAACAGGAAGATAAAAGTGCTGCTTACGATCCACGACCTTAATTTCCTGTACGAGGATAAGACCGACCGGAAGAAAGCCCGTTACCTTAGTCATTTACAGGAGAACATTAACCGCAGCGACGCCATTGTCTGCATTTCCGAATTCACGAAAAGCGATGTACTGACCCACTGCGACGTTGGCAACCGGGCCGTGCATGTAATTTATAATGGCACCAACGGCTTACCCAAGCCGGTGCTGGAAGAGAAGTCATACCACCCCGCCGTTCCTTTCCTGTTCAACATTGGCGCCATTACCCGCAAAAAAAATCAGCATCGAATTTTGCCTTTGCTACAAAGCAATCCTAGTATGGAACTGGTACTGGCCGGTCGGCACGAGGACAAAGCCTACGCGAATTTTATCCGAAAGCAGGCGTCTGCATTGAACGTAGACGACCGGACGCACCTGGTCAATGAAGTGACGGAAGGCGAAAAATCGTGGTACTATCACAACTGTCAGGCCCTGGTCATGCCGTCGCTGGCCGAAGGTTTTGGTTTACCCATCACCGAAGCCATGTCGGTTGGCAAACCCGTGTTTCTGTCGAAACACACGGCCATGACGGAGATCGGCAAAGACCTCGCCTTTTATTTTCAGGATTTTGACAACATGCACGATGATTTTCAGTCCGGGATGCTGCACTATCAAAAGGCTGGTAGCCACATCCGGGAAGCAATGAAAGCCCACAGCGCTACGTTTAACTGGGAAGACGCGGCTCGAAAATATCTGAACGTTTACCGATCTTTGCTCGGGTAA
- a CDS encoding ABC transporter ATP-binding protein, protein MKVYERLMAYAKPYGKFIIPFFFFTIISVFFNVFQFALIIPLLNFLFDPINTADAAKYASMPEFHLTGNYFKDIFYHLIYQYKTTNPVYALYFLAGMIVVAVVMTNFFRFLAQQCLLGARTLLVKRLREALFTKINDLHLGYFTKEHKGDLLSRLNGDVYAIESVAGSSIEVVFKEPYMLIGYFVALFLISAKLMLFTLVIIPISAVGIAAVTKRLKKEAQDVQSSMGRMLTLMDETLMGMRIIRSFNATPFVLHRFSLENDFYRKASLEGFKRRELAPAFSEASGVFVVACILVYGGSLVLNSDSNLQASSFIAFIAIFSQVIRPAKAIVVAITNIQQGQAAGERIIELLDKPIEINDKPNAIPLERFQREVVFENVSFRYGDKPVLKNISFRMEKGRKIALVGPSGVGKSTIADLIPRFYEPTQGSVTIDGVDVSDYTMESLRKQMSFVTQEIILFNDTIFNNIALGQPDARLEDVIAAAKVANAHAFIMDTEDGYNTNIGDRGIRLSGGQRQRLSIARAVFKKPSILILDEATSALDVESEKSVQEALNNLMEGRTTLVIAHRLSTIKEADEILIMEGGEIVERGNHYDLLNRTGSIYKRLNSMQVVLQ, encoded by the coding sequence ATGAAGGTTTATGAACGGCTGATGGCGTATGCCAAGCCTTATGGAAAATTTATTATTCCATTCTTTTTCTTTACCATTATCAGTGTGTTTTTCAACGTCTTCCAGTTCGCGTTGATTATCCCACTGCTCAATTTTCTGTTTGACCCAATCAACACCGCCGATGCGGCCAAGTACGCGTCGATGCCCGAGTTTCATCTGACGGGAAATTACTTTAAGGATATTTTCTACCACCTCATTTACCAGTACAAAACCACAAACCCGGTTTATGCGCTTTATTTCCTGGCAGGCATGATCGTGGTGGCGGTGGTCATGACCAATTTTTTTCGGTTCCTGGCGCAGCAGTGCCTGCTGGGGGCCAGAACATTGCTGGTCAAACGATTGCGGGAAGCTTTGTTTACTAAAATCAATGACCTGCACCTGGGTTACTTTACTAAAGAGCATAAAGGTGATCTGCTTTCCCGGCTCAACGGCGATGTATATGCCATCGAGAGCGTAGCGGGCAGTTCGATCGAGGTTGTTTTTAAAGAGCCCTATATGCTGATCGGCTATTTCGTGGCGCTTTTCCTGATTTCAGCCAAACTGATGCTCTTTACACTGGTCATCATTCCGATTTCGGCCGTGGGCATTGCGGCCGTCACCAAGCGGCTCAAGAAAGAAGCCCAGGACGTACAGTCATCGATGGGCCGGATGCTTACGCTGATGGACGAAACGCTGATGGGCATGCGGATCATTCGCTCCTTCAATGCGACTCCGTTTGTACTGCATCGGTTCAGTCTGGAAAACGACTTTTACCGTAAAGCCAGTCTGGAAGGGTTCAAACGCCGGGAACTGGCTCCTGCCTTCTCCGAGGCATCAGGTGTTTTTGTGGTGGCCTGTATTCTGGTGTACGGTGGTAGTCTGGTGCTCAACAGCGATAGCAACCTACAGGCCAGTTCCTTCATTGCGTTCATTGCTATTTTCTCTCAGGTAATTCGGCCTGCCAAAGCTATTGTGGTGGCCATCACCAACATTCAGCAGGGACAGGCGGCAGGTGAGCGCATTATAGAACTGCTGGACAAACCGATCGAGATTAACGATAAACCGAATGCGATCCCTCTGGAACGGTTTCAGCGGGAGGTTGTCTTCGAGAACGTCAGCTTCCGATACGGCGATAAACCGGTCCTGAAAAACATTAGCTTCCGGATGGAGAAAGGACGAAAAATAGCGCTGGTTGGCCCCTCGGGCGTCGGCAAATCGACCATCGCCGATCTGATTCCCCGTTTCTACGAACCCACGCAGGGCAGTGTCACCATCGACGGCGTCGACGTGAGCGACTACACGATGGAATCGCTACGCAAGCAAATGAGTTTTGTGACACAGGAAATCATTCTCTTCAACGACACCATCTTCAATAACATCGCGCTGGGCCAGCCGGACGCTCGTCTGGAAGACGTTATCGCTGCGGCCAAAGTTGCCAACGCGCATGCCTTTATCATGGATACCGAAGACGGCTACAACACCAATATCGGAGATCGGGGTATACGCCTAAGTGGCGGGCAACGCCAGCGGTTGAGTATCGCCCGGGCGGTGTTCAAAAAGCCGTCCATTCTTATCCTGGATGAAGCCACCTCGGCCCTGGATGTCGAATCCGAAAAATCTGTGCAGGAAGCGCTGAACAACCTAATGGAGGGCCGGACAACGCTGGTCATTGCGCACCGCCTGAGCACCATCAAAGAAGCCGACGAGATTCTGATCATGGAAGGCGGAGAGATTGTGGAGCGCGGCAACCACTATGATCTGCTCAACCGCACGGGTAGCATCTACAAACGGCTAAACAGCATGCAGGTCGTGTTGCAGTAG
- a CDS encoding glycosyltransferase family 4 protein, translated as MKKIAFIVQRYGIEVNGGAEYHCRLLAERLATTYDVDVLTSCALEYITWANWYPAETVTINGVRVHRFATKHERLVKQASRAEHKLKKWSQPEQWQGLNRLRMWARALVGKNIRRYSRLWARYQGPYMPGLIAYLKRNHQQYDALIFMTYLYYPTIAGLEVAPHKSIFIPTAHDEVPIYLPLFRPLFQKPRVILFNTPAERSFVHQLFRNESIQNDIVGVGIEPATALAEQSVSEILGTDADYLLYIGRIDTAKGCDTMFELFTRYKAEHPSPLKLVLVGQAFMPIPEHLDLLPVGFVDEPVKASLLQHAKALIMPSPHESLSMVTLESFAVGIPVIATAECTVLRDHIVGSHAGLLYRTYEEFATAVDQLLTQDSYEMASNGRAYVRQYYTWETVLAKFGEAVSYVATQQ; from the coding sequence ATGAAGAAAATAGCGTTTATCGTGCAGCGGTATGGCATTGAGGTCAATGGAGGAGCCGAATATCACTGTCGACTGCTAGCTGAGCGGCTAGCAACTACCTATGACGTTGACGTGCTGACGAGTTGTGCCCTGGAATACATTACCTGGGCCAACTGGTACCCGGCCGAAACCGTAACCATCAACGGGGTACGGGTTCACCGGTTTGCCACGAAGCACGAACGGCTGGTCAAACAAGCGTCCCGCGCTGAACACAAACTCAAAAAATGGTCCCAGCCCGAGCAGTGGCAGGGGCTGAACCGGCTCAGGATGTGGGCGCGGGCATTGGTGGGTAAGAACATCAGGCGTTACAGCCGCCTGTGGGCAAGATATCAGGGACCTTACATGCCCGGCTTGATCGCGTACCTGAAGCGGAATCATCAGCAATACGACGCGCTTATCTTCATGACATACCTGTATTACCCCACCATTGCAGGTTTGGAGGTAGCGCCCCACAAGTCAATCTTTATCCCGACGGCGCACGACGAAGTGCCGATCTATCTGCCCTTGTTCCGGCCGCTGTTTCAGAAGCCCCGTGTGATTTTATTTAATACCCCGGCCGAACGGAGTTTTGTGCACCAGCTGTTCAGGAATGAGTCCATTCAGAATGATATCGTTGGCGTAGGCATCGAACCGGCCACCGCGCTGGCGGAACAATCTGTAAGTGAGATACTAGGTACCGATGCCGATTATCTGTTATACATTGGCCGGATCGACACGGCGAAGGGATGCGACACCATGTTCGAATTGTTTACGCGTTACAAAGCCGAGCACCCATCGCCCTTGAAACTGGTGCTGGTCGGGCAGGCGTTCATGCCTATTCCCGAGCACCTTGATCTGTTGCCGGTTGGCTTTGTCGATGAGCCCGTGAAAGCGAGTCTGCTGCAGCACGCCAAAGCGCTGATCATGCCGTCGCCCCACGAAAGCCTGTCGATGGTGACGCTGGAAAGTTTTGCCGTAGGCATCCCCGTTATTGCTACGGCTGAATGCACCGTTCTCCGCGATCACATCGTGGGGAGCCATGCCGGACTGCTGTACCGGACCTACGAGGAGTTCGCAACGGCCGTCGATCAACTGCTAACGCAAGATTCGTACGAGATGGCCAGCAACGGTCGTGCCTACGTCCGTCAGTACTACACCTGGGAAACCGTGCTGGCGAAGTTTGGTGAAGCGGTGTCGTATGTGGCAACGCAACAGTAG
- a CDS encoding glycosyltransferase, with amino-acid sequence MLNRLFSRRIRLSYGITVCNEAVELERLILFLLLHKEPGDQIVVLQDSTQSDEWVSDVLTRYQDKVTHQSARLDGDFATFKNNLLSMATGDYLFQIDADELPTETLLRSLKDVLRKQTKADCVAVPRINLVKGLTQEWIDAWQWQVDGRGRINYPDYQQRIFKLNQVIRWRNKVHEELEGHQNGYFLPADTDNFCLMHRKDIDRQKRQNEFYQTLG; translated from the coding sequence ATGCTTAACCGATTGTTTTCCCGTCGTATCCGGCTTTCGTATGGCATTACCGTCTGTAACGAAGCGGTAGAGCTGGAACGGCTGATTCTTTTTTTACTGCTTCACAAAGAACCAGGTGACCAAATCGTTGTATTGCAGGACAGCACCCAGTCCGATGAGTGGGTTTCGGACGTCTTGACCCGTTACCAGGACAAGGTAACGCACCAATCCGCGCGACTCGACGGCGATTTTGCTACGTTTAAGAACAACCTCTTATCAATGGCAACAGGCGATTACCTTTTTCAGATCGACGCCGATGAGCTACCCACCGAAACGCTGCTTCGTTCCTTGAAAGATGTACTGCGTAAACAAACCAAGGCCGATTGTGTAGCCGTGCCCCGTATCAATCTGGTGAAGGGACTGACGCAGGAGTGGATCGACGCCTGGCAATGGCAGGTGGATGGGCGAGGGCGAATCAACTACCCGGATTACCAGCAGCGCATCTTCAAATTGAATCAGGTTATCCGCTGGAGAAATAAAGTCCATGAAGAATTAGAAGGGCATCAGAACGGCTATTTTTTGCCGGCCGATACAGACAATTTCTGTCTTATGCATCGAAAAGACATTGATCGGCAAAAGAGACAAAACGAGTTTTACCAGACACTCGGATAA
- a CDS encoding glycosyltransferase: MKNNLVYTQFFYHQTRLLYPTVEIVFVSFNSTDGTHQWLNSLQDDQVKYHYENRERTLSDTYNKCIQLATSDYVIFAHNDMVLAPGFVEQLAALQTDQRVLFYTTVEPPIFADDPRPGKIVRDFGADVNAFQRDNFFQFARAEQQRNEQAGQTAIPASKGIFFLAASRTLLLEIGGLDPLFNPMFCEDDDLLLRLSLKGLEMVSALNALCYHFVSKTSRFSDEYVHRTQQIERQSNRNFIRKWGFRNSAGIPIKYDIGLVLTNATTAALRELEPWASTIYTDLNPESYIRDEQPYTAIDLTGKIKPLKAERTNGVLVSLDARKADAAQLEQVAFLPEVIHRRITKPQPLLKQLWYRLFPIFTWRGYRIRIIDPTTHEMRLIHKDLTYA; the protein is encoded by the coding sequence GTGAAAAATAACCTGGTGTATACGCAGTTTTTTTACCACCAGACCCGACTGCTTTATCCAACCGTTGAAATAGTGTTTGTCAGTTTTAACAGCACGGATGGCACACATCAATGGCTCAACTCGCTGCAGGACGACCAGGTTAAGTACCACTACGAAAATCGGGAGCGAACCCTGTCGGACACCTATAACAAGTGCATCCAACTGGCTACGTCGGACTATGTGATCTTTGCTCATAACGATATGGTGCTGGCTCCGGGGTTCGTTGAGCAACTGGCGGCCCTACAAACCGACCAGCGGGTGCTTTTTTACACGACCGTGGAACCACCTATTTTTGCTGATGACCCTCGTCCCGGCAAAATCGTTCGGGACTTTGGTGCCGACGTCAATGCGTTTCAGCGGGATAACTTTTTTCAGTTTGCACGGGCCGAACAGCAACGAAATGAGCAGGCCGGCCAGACGGCCATACCGGCCAGCAAAGGGATTTTCTTCCTGGCCGCATCCCGAACGTTGCTGCTGGAAATAGGCGGGCTGGACCCGCTGTTCAACCCTATGTTCTGCGAAGATGATGATTTACTGCTGCGACTTAGTTTGAAAGGACTGGAAATGGTTAGCGCCCTGAATGCGCTCTGTTATCATTTCGTCAGCAAAACGTCCCGGTTCTCAGACGAATACGTACACCGTACTCAACAGATCGAGCGACAATCGAACCGGAACTTCATTCGTAAGTGGGGCTTTCGTAACAGTGCGGGCATCCCGATAAAATATGACATTGGCCTGGTCCTGACCAACGCTACGACGGCTGCCTTACGGGAGCTGGAGCCCTGGGCGTCAACTATTTATACGGACCTCAATCCGGAGTCGTACATTCGCGACGAACAGCCCTATACGGCTATCGACCTGACGGGAAAAATCAAACCGCTGAAAGCAGAGCGGACCAACGGCGTCCTGGTTTCGCTGGATGCCCGTAAAGCCGACGCTGCCCAACTGGAACAGGTGGCGTTTCTTCCGGAGGTTATTCATCGCCGAATAACCAAACCCCAGCCTTTGCTGAAACAGCTGTGGTATCGTTTATTTCCGATATTTACCTGGCGTGGGTACCGTATCCGGATTATCGACCCGACTACGCACGAAATGCGGCTGATTCATAAAGACCTGACGTATGCTTAA
- a CDS encoding Crp/Fnr family transcriptional regulator: MLSLLIHYIQERSSSPLSEADLSLLQEAFIPKKLRKRQFLLQEGQVCKYIAFIVKGATRQYTVDEKGDEHVLNLCIENWWTSDRESFHKEIPSIYNIDAWEETELLLLPKTNDYYERVNTIPAFNEMRIKLDDNQYIAAQKRLNTSINYSADYRYEELLKLHPEFFQRFPQHIIASYLGITKETLSRIRHQSIRK; the protein is encoded by the coding sequence ATGCTCTCTTTGCTTATCCATTATATTCAAGAACGTTCATCCAGCCCGCTCTCTGAGGCAGATCTTAGCTTGCTTCAGGAAGCGTTCATTCCCAAAAAATTAAGGAAAAGGCAATTTCTGTTACAAGAAGGCCAAGTCTGCAAATACATCGCCTTTATTGTGAAGGGGGCAACCCGTCAATACACTGTCGACGAAAAAGGAGACGAGCATGTACTTAATTTATGCATCGAAAACTGGTGGACGTCTGACCGCGAAAGTTTTCATAAAGAAATACCGTCTATTTACAACATTGATGCCTGGGAAGAAACCGAGTTGCTGTTACTACCAAAGACAAATGATTATTACGAACGGGTCAATACCATTCCGGCCTTCAACGAAATGCGGATAAAGCTTGATGATAATCAGTACATAGCTGCTCAGAAACGCCTGAATACGTCGATTAACTATTCCGCTGATTATCGCTACGAAGAATTGCTCAAACTTCACCCTGAGTTTTTTCAACGTTTTCCTCAGCACATTATAGCGTCTTACTTAGGTATAACCAAAGAAACACTTAGCCGCATCCGCCATCAATCGATAAGAAAATAG
- a CDS encoding nuclear transport factor 2 family protein, producing the protein MDAQLLNKLQQTHTAVWNEKDRATRDAMMQTIYADDITMYDKDSILTGNTAVSDFIDKLFAGDANFNFTVTKPMESTQNGARLYWDIRTGPQPNVLTGMDFFIVENEKVAHLFVFMDA; encoded by the coding sequence ATGGATGCCCAATTACTAAACAAACTTCAACAGACTCATACCGCAGTCTGGAATGAAAAAGACCGTGCAACCCGTGATGCAATGATGCAAACCATCTATGCAGACGATATAACCATGTATGACAAGGATTCTATCCTTACCGGCAACACCGCCGTTTCTGACTTTATCGATAAGCTGTTTGCGGGTGATGCCAATTTCAATTTTACAGTAACAAAACCCATGGAAAGTACGCAAAATGGGGCCAGGCTATATTGGGACATTCGGACAGGCCCCCAGCCGAATGTCTTGACCGGCATGGATTTTTTTATTGTAGAAAATGAAAAAGTAGCGCATCTGTTTGTTTTTATGGATGCTTAG
- a CDS encoding NADPH-dependent F420 reductase, producing the protein MSYTIGIIGSGHIGRALATHLAKTTYPVLITNSRGAASLTDLVASIGGSVTAADFSQTIAQADVLFVAVPWTQLPELASELQGYSGKVIVDATNNVRSVSPFQLADTAGKTTGEFVAALFPAHRVVKAFNTLGAATLAQPSQTNLGATVIIMSGDDADAKKDVADITKAMGFEPIDIGTLKEGGHLQDMGGALSGIELVKVNQ; encoded by the coding sequence ATGAGTTATACCATTGGCATTATTGGTTCAGGCCACATTGGGCGTGCACTGGCTACGCATTTAGCTAAAACGACATACCCGGTGTTGATTACTAACAGCCGGGGGGCAGCGTCGCTGACAGACTTGGTCGCTTCCATCGGCGGATCGGTGACGGCCGCCGACTTTTCGCAAACCATTGCCCAGGCCGACGTTCTATTCGTCGCCGTTCCCTGGACACAATTGCCGGAATTGGCCAGCGAACTGCAGGGTTATAGTGGAAAGGTTATTGTGGATGCGACCAACAATGTTCGCTCAGTTAGTCCTTTTCAATTAGCTGATACGGCAGGCAAAACAACGGGAGAATTTGTAGCGGCCTTGTTTCCAGCACATCGGGTAGTAAAAGCGTTCAATACCCTTGGGGCCGCCACGCTTGCCCAACCCTCGCAAACTAACCTGGGAGCGACGGTCATTATTATGAGTGGTGATGATGCCGATGCGAAAAAAGACGTAGCCGACATTACCAAAGCCATGGGTTTTGAACCGATTGATATTGGTACACTGAAGGAGGGCGGTCATCTTCAGGACATGGGCGGAGCTTTGTCCGGAATTGAACTCGTCAAGGTAAACCAGTAA
- a CDS encoding pirin family protein: MIQRTVSSLYTPHDEQGFLGAGHVARSVLKGGFAKTDPFIFLMDDILDKKDNEPAGGPHPHAGFETVSLLIDGEIKEKLESIKKGDFQIMTAGSGTVHTETIDGPTKGRLFQMWLNLPRKDRSVAPRIQILPAEHVPVVDKDGVYMRLYSGTLAGIHSPVQNYTPLIAAEFDLKAGVDTSVQFPASFNAFLYVISGSMQIAGKDIKADQVAWLDLFDTEEDSRLTMQAGENGVRFVLYAAKPTHEAIVSYGPFIADTQAEIADLYKRYRSGLMKHIATAPEAQKLTY, translated from the coding sequence ATGATACAAAGGACTGTTTCCAGTCTATATACACCGCATGACGAACAAGGCTTTCTGGGCGCTGGCCATGTAGCACGCTCAGTTCTGAAAGGCGGCTTCGCTAAAACCGATCCGTTCATTTTCCTGATGGACGATATCCTGGATAAAAAAGATAATGAACCGGCTGGAGGACCACATCCTCATGCCGGTTTCGAAACAGTGTCTCTTCTGATTGATGGGGAAATAAAGGAGAAGCTGGAATCCATAAAAAAGGGCGACTTTCAGATCATGACGGCCGGTAGTGGCACGGTTCATACCGAAACAATAGATGGCCCTACCAAAGGGCGGTTGTTTCAAATGTGGCTTAACCTTCCCCGAAAAGATCGTTCGGTGGCGCCCCGTATTCAGATTTTGCCTGCCGAACATGTGCCGGTAGTAGACAAAGATGGTGTGTACATGCGCCTGTACAGCGGCACACTGGCCGGGATTCACTCCCCGGTACAGAACTACACACCGCTCATTGCCGCCGAGTTTGACCTGAAAGCAGGTGTTGACACCAGCGTTCAGTTTCCGGCCAGTTTCAACGCGTTTCTGTATGTCATCAGCGGTTCGATGCAGATTGCCGGCAAAGACATAAAGGCCGATCAGGTAGCCTGGCTGGATTTATTCGACACCGAAGAAGACAGTCGCCTGACGATGCAGGCAGGCGAAAATGGAGTGCGCTTTGTGCTGTATGCGGCAAAGCCAACCCACGAAGCCATTGTTTCCTATGGACCCTTTATTGCTGATACCCAGGCTGAGATTGCTGACTTGTATAAACGATACAGAAGCGGCCTGATGAAACACATCGCTACCGCCCCTGAAGCACAAAAACTGACCTATTAA
- a CDS encoding DUF2200 domain-containing protein, whose product MDSTRIYRMSVAGVYPHYIQKAEKKGRTKAEVDAIICWLTGYDQQALQQHIDHKTDFESFFAQAPQLNPNVSKIKGVICGHRVEKIEDRLMQKIRYLDKLVDELAKGKAMEKILRP is encoded by the coding sequence ATGGATTCCACCCGAATTTACCGAATGTCAGTTGCCGGAGTTTATCCGCATTATATCCAAAAAGCAGAGAAGAAAGGGCGCACAAAAGCCGAGGTCGATGCCATTATCTGTTGGCTGACGGGTTATGATCAACAAGCCTTGCAACAACATATTGACCATAAAACGGACTTCGAATCGTTTTTCGCCCAAGCACCACAACTTAATCCGAATGTGTCAAAAATTAAGGGTGTCATTTGTGGGCATCGCGTGGAGAAAATTGAAGACAGGTTGATGCAGAAGATTCGCTACCTGGATAAGCTGGTGGATGAATTAGCGAAAGGAAAAGCGATGGAGAAAATTTTACGCCCCTAA
- a CDS encoding class I SAM-dependent methyltransferase, translating to MNKELINLFGTTGIFHFHKKLIERHGAGTTRALGWQKIEGQSMRFDKLSQIGDLSGHSVMDAGCGHADLFPFLKKRFSSITYYGCEQIPELLQVATQRYKRENNVVLIQGDFLDPAMPVTDFVLASGSLTYGHSDDNFVYNAIETLFAKCRIALGFNLLSGGVESNALLRAYQPDDILNFCRTLSKTVQIQVGYWPDDFTVFVYKD from the coding sequence ATGAATAAAGAGCTTATAAATCTGTTCGGTACGACTGGTATTTTCCACTTTCATAAAAAGCTGATCGAACGGCATGGTGCTGGTACAACCCGGGCGCTGGGCTGGCAGAAAATAGAAGGGCAGTCGATGCGCTTTGACAAGTTAAGCCAAATAGGTGATCTAAGCGGACACTCTGTGATGGATGCCGGATGTGGGCACGCCGATCTTTTCCCCTTCTTAAAAAAAAGGTTTTCTTCAATCACCTATTATGGTTGTGAGCAAATACCCGAATTGCTCCAGGTAGCTACCCAGCGATACAAACGCGAGAACAATGTCGTACTAATACAAGGGGATTTTCTTGATCCAGCTATGCCCGTGACCGATTTTGTGTTGGCTAGCGGTTCACTTACTTATGGGCATAGTGATGACAATTTTGTTTACAACGCTATCGAGACCCTGTTTGCCAAGTGCCGTATCGCATTAGGGTTTAACTTGTTAAGTGGAGGAGTTGAGTCGAACGCACTACTGAGAGCTTACCAACCCGATGACATCCTCAACTTTTGTCGAACCCTATCAAAAACGGTGCAAATCCAGGTTGGCTACTGGCCAGATGATTTCACCGTTTTCGTGTACAAAGACTGA